The following proteins come from a genomic window of Athalia rosae chromosome 1, iyAthRosa1.1, whole genome shotgun sequence:
- the LOC105685959 gene encoding protein spaetzle-like, whose product MVVQRTASMPSRPTKGSTGEDGTFVFPRYENPRRSIGYQEKTAKRETPRRENDADSTGDIVFPNDEGSLHRPPQSFTPGPAPECKTKTYCEKTAFYPENYVSTVIREHDDLKMLAVVDAVDYIAQRIDVDDSTPLCTAEEQLVYPTAAQNRANNWLFVVNQEGFRQGVRVETCQTDEGECAVISGWAFGYRSICKQKYILRQLTAISPNGTVIRDMFRLPSSCCCQVKLESTYNSRIGINQSSDDQTSTPAAKRRKR is encoded by the exons ATG GTGGTTCAAAGGACCGCGTCCATGCCATCGAGACCGACAAAAGGATCGACCGGCGAAGACGGCACCTTCGTGTTTCCCAGGTACGAAAATCCGCGACGAAGTatcgggtatcaggagaaaaCCGCAAAACGAGAGACTC CACGCCGGGAAAACGACGCGGATTCAACCGGAGATATCGTTTTCCCGAACGACGAAGGTAGCCTGCACAGGCCTCCGCAATCTTTCACTCCGGGACCAGCACCGGAATGCAAGACCAAAACATACTGCGAAAAAACGGCATTTTACCCCGAAAATTACGTGAGCACCGTAATAAGGGAACACGACGATCTCAAGATGCTCGCTGTCGTCGATGCG GTTGATTATATCGCTCAGAGGATCGACGTCGATGACAGTACACCTCTATGCACAGCGGAA GAGCAACTCGTCTACCCAACGGCCGCTCAAAACAGAGCGAATAATTGGTTGTTCGTCGTGAACCAAGAAGGATTTCGACAGGGCGTTCGAGTAGAGACTTGCCA aaccGACGAGGGTGAATGCGCGGTGATAAGCGGTTGGGCATTCGGATATAGATCGATATGTAAGCAAAAATATATCCTCCGACAGCTGACGGCGATCAGCCCGAACGGGACGGTGATTCGCGATATGTTCAGACTGCCGTCGAGTTGCTGTTGTCAAGTGAAATTGGAGTCTACTTACAATTCGCGAATAGGAATCAACCAGTCATCGGACGATCAGACTTCGACTCCCGCGGCGAAACGGCGAAAGAGATAA
- the LOC105685960 gene encoding twisted gastrulation protein homolog 1-B: MTCQGINKAHTKERRPNQVQLAELYATSEFHIITRDTIEMEIVSWTVILQLTVFLLPNISLLSNGCNQAICGSIVSKCLLTESCKCDLKTCSCCKECFFCLSYLYDECCSCLDLCPKPNATARNPLSSKSHVEDLNEPVPGLFQALTMDSDPQERWKSFTFPVDFDVSSYKAKIDIKYHLNSADERNSVSGLAQANTVTLNCTVAFIAQCSSWNKCQASCQSMGATSYRWFHDGCCECVGDTCINYGINESRCKLCPFNSKDNLDKEEDALDEYDDYGQEDDDDGDAADFVEDYILD, encoded by the exons ATGACTTGTCAAGGTATAAATAAAGCACACACAAAGGAACGTAGACCCAATCAAGTACAACTTGCCGAACTATACGCAACATCTGAATTCCATATCATCACGCGTGATA CTATAGAGATGGAGATCGTATCGTGGACGGTTATTCTACAATTGACGGTATTTCTCTTACCGAATATTTCTCTGTTATCAAACGGATGTAATCAGGCGATATGTGGCAGTATCGTGAGCAAATGTCTGCTGACCGAAAGTTGCAAATGCGATTTGAAGACCTGCAGTTGTTGCAAGGAGTGTTTTTTCTGTCTCAGTTATTTGTACGACGAGTGCTGTTCGTGCCTAG ATTTGTGTCCGAAACCAAACGCTACCGCTAGAAATCCTCTGAGTTCAAAATCGCACGTCGAAGATCTGAACGAACCGGTGCCGGGACTATTTCAAGCACTTACCATGGATAGCGACCCTCAGGAGAGGTGGAAGAGCTTCACCTTCCCCGTTGACTTCGACGTGTCTTCGTACAAAGCGAAAATCGACATCAAATATCACctga ATTCCGCAGACGAACGGAACAGCGTTTCCGGACTCGCGCAAGCGAATACGGTGACCTTGAATTGCACGGTGGCATTTATAGCGCAGTGTAGCTCGTGGAACAAATGTCAAGCATCTTGTCAAAGTATGGGAGCAACGAGTTACAGATGGTTTCACGACGGATGCTGCGAGTGCGTCGGTGACACCTGCATAAATTATGGGATAAACGAATCACGGTGTAAACTTTGTCCGTTCAACAGTAAAGATAACTTGGATAAAGAGGAGGACGCTCTCGACGAGTACGACGACTACGGgcaggaggacgacgacgacggggaCGCCGCCGACTTTGTGGAAGATTATATTTTGGATTAA
- the LOC105685931 gene encoding protein trunk: protein MCSKSTILLAIPLLCHLTSLAVSAVIKRTGSTRDQLLETVERMNFGSGVVRPEKCQTIPESVLSAVLGPAFNARYMSINDPRDNNVESGRTASGVTKRKTSKIPSFSVEEEFNSVYSNDPAWDFEFGNVGYEEEVELVQNARDTRETKRAKSTPWQCDANVEWIDLGHDYFPRFLRMIECEKSNCWYGFYTCKPRSFTVKLLRRRRGICIPSPAVDEILRSSKMGVDGLPNELKELWIWEERAVNFCCECTAGP, encoded by the exons ATGTGTTCGAAATCGACGATTCTGCTGGCGATCCCTCTGTTGTGTCATCTAACGAGTCTCGCGGTCTCTGCAGTTATCAAACGAACCGGGAGTACTCGAGATCAGTTACTCGAGACTGTTGAACGTATGAATTTTGGTAGCGGTGTCGTTCGCCCGGAAAAATGTCAAACGATACCGGAGAGCGTTCTGAGCGCTGTTCTTGGACCGGCATTCAACGCCAGGTACATGTCGATCAACGATCCGAGGGACAACAACGTTGAATCGGGGCGAACCGCTTCCGGAGTGACAAAACGAAAGACGA GTAAAATTCCATCGTTTTCGGTCGAGGAGGAGTTCAATTCGGTGTACAGCAACGATCCGGCATGGGATTTTGAGTTCGGTAACGTGGGTTACGAGGAGGAAGTCGAGCTTGTCCAAAATGCTCGTGACACCCGGGAGACAAAGCGTGCGAAATCTACACCGTGGCAATGTGACGCCAACGTAGAATGGATCGATTTGGGCCACGATTATTTTCCACGATTTCTTCGGATGATCGAATGTGAGAAATCGAACTGCTGGTACGGATTCTACACGTGCAAGCCGAGGTCGTTTACCGTGAAATTATTGCGCCGTCGCAGGGGAATTTGCATCCCATCGCCGGCGGTAGACGAAATTTTAAGATCGTCGAAAATGGGAGTCGATGGCCTGCCAAACGAACTGAAAGAACTCTGGATTTGGGAGGAGAGGGCCGTTAATTTTTGCTGCGAATGCACAGCCGGACCGTAA
- the LOC125502286 gene encoding uncharacterized protein LOC125502286 encodes MNVSEPSVNSTAEDLSDRSNSSNSDVHLHAFQDYGKIKELNLSINKGKDTATIQTKDFGFASQEANRQQGFTFGGLQVDEPCTKELPVALDKPKEFADFQSEKVKDASSYSMDRSEDTDVSLDATKEQYTANLIGSKDKEVIFNFDGIRDVHFPREARDGRTKNIHFPVDRNKDINFQKTYNHPLERIKDFNFALDRRRDNSHVGGLALERLRGGSFMDPANDYRNPQMQPRDEIEAITIETMRRSHIFTSEIASRNLPAHFSHPHSITEMHHSQQQHQQQGKSFTIDSILGLRNNQRDKQQRSRQHPYRKHQGHQEGLAKNGSSGSNSGGGGKLKRVRTIFTAEQLERLEAEFARQQYMVGPERQYLAHALGLTEAQVKVWFQNRRIKWRKLHHEQQSQRLHELHSLSSLEQDVDDSNDNADCREVFKTDFPRAHGNPFLRELETTRASTAKKI; translated from the exons ATGAACGTTAGTGAGCCGTCGGTGAATTCAACCGCCGAAGATCTTTCGGACAGAAGCAACAGCAGTAATTCGGACGTTCATCTTCACGCGTTTCAGGATTATGGAAAGATCAAAGAGCTGAACCTGTCGATAAATAAAGGTAAAGATACCGCGACGATACAGACGAAGGATTTCGGTTTCGCGTCGCAGGAGGCGAATCGTCAGCAAGGATTTACATTCGGTGGTCTTCAGGTCGACGAACCGTGCACGAAAGAACTACCTGTGGCTCTGGACAAACCGAAAGAGTTCGCAGATTTTCAAAGTGAGAAGGTAAAGGATGCCTCGAGTTATTCCATGGACAGATCCGAGGACACGGACGTTTCTCTCGACGCGACGAAGGAGCAGTACACCGCGAATCTTATCGGGTCGAAAGATAAGGAAGTGATTTTTAACTTTGACGGAATAAGGGACGTTCATTTTCCGAGAGAAGCAAGGGACGGCAGGACGAAAAATATCCACTTTCCCGTCGACAGAAACAAAGACATAAATTTTCAGAAGACGTACAATCATCCCCTCGAGAGAATAAAGGACTTCAACTTCGCGTTGGACAGAAGGAGGGACAACTCCCACGTCGGGGGACTAGCTTTGGAACGTCTTCGCGGCGGGTCCTTCATGGATCCCGCGAACGACTACAGAAATCCGCAAATGCAACCCAGGGACGAAATCGAAGCGATAACGATCGAGACGATGCGTCGCTCGCACATATTCACATCCGAGATCGCGAGCCGAAATTTACCCGCTCACTTCTCGCATCCGCATTCGATAACCGAAATGCACCACTCGCAACAACAGCATCAACAACAAGGAAAATCATTCACGATCGACTCGATCCTGGGACTCCGGAATAACCAGAGGGATAAACAACAGAGGAGTCGGCAACATCCCTACAGAAAACATCAAG GTCATCAGGAAGGCTTGGCGAAGAACGGTTCTTCCGGATCTAACTCAGGTGGGGGTGGAAAGCTGAAGAGGGTCAGAACAATTTTCACAGCCGAACAGCTGGAACGTTTAGAGGCGGAATTTGCGAGGCAACAGTACATGGTTGGTCCGGAAAGGCAGTACCTCGCACACGCGCTGGGACTGACAGAGGCGCAAGTTAAAGTCTGGTTTCAAAATCGACGTATAAAGTGGAGGAAATTACATCACGAACAGCAGAGTCAACGTCTTCACGAATTGCACTCGCTTTCCTCGCTGGAGCAGGACGTGGACGACAGCAACGACAACGCGGATTGTCGAGAAGTTTTTAAAACGGATTTTCCCAGGGCGCACGGTAACCCTTTTCTCAGAGAACTCGAAACCACCCGTGCCTCGACcgcgaagaaaatataa
- the LOC125502285 gene encoding uncharacterized protein LOC125502285, with protein MTMEQTEHDLKSQARRLSRGRHGSGYPWQMSGWTPRLSADGTSASDPYCRKPSPRLSHSVPHSHEQRRLDYGMTAEPVTSCYSSLNTHRQKNRALTSVAPKFSSYVPTSDQTHRSSRHAERMTRNKLLTTNNVAVVRKPCYKDEPEEYEEDDVNYPDENADEEAPGEADEDQDEAYEFNDKDYEEQEADDEIDDESDAFQAQLQRMQNKTHLKPTSHRSQGLRHAENCTSTDLRKLRHQQQIHKMFQDQKIPRHYPQPLETQQTIAHDVSYGDAADVLSDEERLPHSRRSSRGMSDSNQAMNSWFPPRKSLERNRERLVPPAVTGQHEQRQHVHPQQHLQHEHRQQQRFAQQSRKYRSTKPELESLMMPAPARSNPQSKKCCICEGSTEPVMMKVGTPGKGNCRLQECRGFTVKGPTGEDGEAEEQVVCARCARRHNMEDFQSGCEAPVPEGNANSYGSKSHRSRQHHRSPTYECNAEDNNQSLDDVYSSRQLQPNDTVDYRTLVPRERTRHSVQSARSPFRGTRYG; from the exons ATGACCATGGAGCAAACCGAACACGATTTGAAATCACAAGCTAGAAGATTGTCCAGGGGAAGACACGGCTCCGGTTATCCCTGGCAAATGTCCGGTTGGACCCCGAGGCTATCGGCCGACGGAACGAGTGCGAGTGACCCTTACTGCAGAAAACCTAGTCCAAGACTATCGCATTCCGTTCCTCACAGCCACGAGCAAAG GAGGCTCGATTACGGGATGACGGCGGAACCGGTGACGAGTTGTTACTCGTCTTTGAATACTCACAGACAGAAAAATCGAGCTCTAACTTCCGTCGCACCGAAATTCTCATCGTACGTCCCAACTTCTGATCAAACTCACCGGTCATCTCGTCACGCCGAGCGAATGACGCGTAACAAATTGTTGACGACCAACAACGTTGCCGTGGTCAGGAAACCCTGCTACAAGGACGAGCCCGAAGAATACGAGGAAGATGATGTCAACTATCCCGATGAAAATGCCGACGAGGAAGCTCCGGGCGAAG CTGACGAGGATCAGGACGAGGCTTACGAATTCAATGACAAGGATTACGAAGAACAAGAAGCTGACGACGAGATCGACGACGAATCCGATGCTTTTCAAGCTCAGCTGCAACGCATGCAAAACAAGACACACCTGAAACCTACGAGTCACAGATCCCAAGGTTTGCGGCACGCGGAAAATTGCACTTCGACCGATCTCAGAAAACTGCGCCATCAGCAGCAAATTCATAAAATGTTCCAGGATCAAAAGATACCGAG ACACTACCCTCAACCGTTGGAAACTCAGCAAACGATCGCGCACGACGTTTCGTACGGCGATGCTGCCGACGTACTTTCCGACGAGGAGCGCTTACCGCATTCGAGAAGATCATCCCGCGGGATGTCGGACTCTAATCAAGCGATGAACTCGTGGTTTCCGCCCCGTAAATCGCTCGAGAGAAATCGAGAACGTCTCGTCCCGCCGGCGGTCACCGGGCAACACGAACAACGCCAGCATGTTCATCCGCAACAACATTTGCAGCACGAGCACCGTCAGCAGCAGCGATTCGCGCAGCAATCTAGAAAATACAGATCGACCAAACCAGAGTTGGAATCTCTGATGATGCCTGCGCCCGCCCGATCGAATCCCCAGTCCAAAAAATGCTGCATCTGCGAAGGATCCACGGAGCCCGTTATGATGAAAGTAGGAACTCCGGGGAAAGGGAATTGCAGACTCCAAGAGTGCAGGGGATTCACCGTCAAAGGACCGACAG GTGAGGACGGAGAAGCCGAAGAGCAGGTCGTTTGCGCCCGTTGCGCGAGGCGACACAACATGGAAGATTTTCAATCGGGGTGCGAGGCGCCGGTGCCCGAAGGCAACGCTAATTCTTACGGGAGCAAATCCCACCGTTCGAGACAACATCATCGATCACCGACTTACGAGTGTAACGCGGAGGACAACAATCAAAGCCTAGATGACGTATACTCGTCCAGACAACTGCAACCCAACGATACCGTTGATTACCGAACTCTTGTACCCAGGGAAAGAACTCGACATTCCGTGCAGTCGGCGAGAAGTCCATTCCGCGGAA